GCCTCTCTAGGAATTTAACACACATCAGCACAAGCCTGAATAAATGCTAAAACATTACAATGAAACCTAGTATGTCTTGTTAAACCATTTTTAACGATCTGATTGAGACTAAATCCACAACTGTTGTTAAAGAAGTTTTGAACGGTTTGATTATCTTAATTCAATTGTATTTTGGTGACCTTTATGGTTTtcaataaatgaatttaaacagtgaaaaaaaagtaaatagataaatatttaaaaagcaGTGAGAATAAGCAGACAAGACGTTTACGTACGTCATCTGATCATCTCATTCAAGCACTCAACATGCCACGACtcgatatttaattaataagcCCTATGCCATTTTCCTATAGTCTGAACAAAAGTCTAGTACGACAAATCCAACATATTTTGATCAAACCCATCATCGTACACTAAGATTGGCTAAAACCATGACTCCAATTTTCTACTGATTCGAGGGATTATCTACACTTTGGCCCTTTTTATGCCGGTTATATAAAAAGGTCAAATAAATCATTACAAGAAACATAGAAGTAAAGTTGAGATCATATTTACATCTTTACATCTTTACATCTTtcatcaagttttttttaaacaagaaaacaaatcattttttgtaaataagggGAAAACTAATCAATGCTGACATTAAGTATTCAAATGTTTGATCAACGTCTAACAACGTTTTTATACATGACATACGCCACAAGAACATTATAtgatatcatatgcaaatccaCCCTACCCAAGAAAACCTAATCGTATATAAATCCACCCTAGCCACAGAAAATCTATATATGACACAACTCAAATCTAGACGTTTACTCATCACCATGATGACCAAAAACAAACGTTCACTCCTTTTCTCTTCAGATCAGTTTTTTACTTATCCAATGGATGCCACGGCCGTGCCACCTGACTCTGACCTGTGGCTACCGGCCACGGATAGTATGGGATTCGCTTACGGGCTTGTTGTCTCCATTGGTATACTTCTTCTAATTACCACAATCACCATCACTTCTTATTGTTTAACTCGAAGCCATATCTTCGCATCTTCCCCGAGGACAATAAAACGCCGGCAAAGACAGACCAATGCAACTTCAGGAAATGGCGATGAACGGTTTCACTTCGACGGCGATGATCAAAACGACACCGTGGTGGTCGAAGTCTTAGGGCTAGACGATGAGGTTATCAAGAGCTTCCCTAAGCTTCCTTACGAAGAGGCTCGTGTGGGTTATAGCTTGCAAAAGGATGCCACTGCGACGTCGTGTTGTTCTATATGTCTCGCGGATTACAAGAAGACCGATATGATTAGGGTTTTGCCGGATTGTAACCATTTGTTCCACGACAAGTGCGTTGACCCTTGGCTCATGATTCATCCTACGTGTCCCGTATGCCGTTCGTCTCCATTGCCGTCTCCGGCGATGACACCTGTCGCCGACGCTGTTACCGGTCGATAGATGTTTGACTTCGtgtcttttctttatttatattaCATTTCAACTTTTGTTGACATTCTTAGAGTACAGTATTACTTTCAAGTTGTAAAGTTTCACGGGTGTTATTTGGTTccttatacaaataaaatttaatggtATATTCTTGAGACAACATGAACAGTTTAATgagattataatttatttatatttgatagcaATTATATTTCTTTAGTTAAACCCTTTgctaaaataaaagattatattttttcaaccgaaggaagaaaattaattatattgataCATGAcgcaacaaataaaataatatacaataatgCACTTATACAGTTTGTAAATGAATCAGTCTCTAATTATTACAAATAGATGTCTATTTTTAacaaatagttttatttatattgaaaCTTAACGTATGTGCTTTCATGGTTCTTAATTCATCAGTATAATTTCATGAACAAATGTACATTATTCTTGTTATCTAGACTATACATTATTCTTGCTATCTACAAAGTGACGAGGTTTTAGTGAATCTGTATACCACAATCCATGTTAGATCTTGCCAACATGAAAAAAAGAATTGTATTCAAATTTTATTCTCCTTACATAAATATCTTTAAGAAAATAAGGAAGAAGAggtcaaaactaaaataaataagaagGTATGCAGTCAAAGTTGGTTAATCCTGATGGTTCGTTATGACGGATAATCAGGTGCAATCATTCATATCAGATAACTTCTCTAAACGAAATCTAGCCGTCCGTTTTACTGTAAAGGCAAGAATGACCTAGCTAAAGGAACGGTCACGATGACGCCTACATTCCATGAgaatataaaagagaaaaaagtatACAAAGTTACTCTGCTCCGCTCCTGGTTTAACCTCCTTTGGGCTTTTGATCATCGATCACCCCTCCGAGATTCCATCAACGATGTCGAGAATCGcgattcttcctcttctcctcgTCTTCTCAACGATTGTTCGAGCCACCACCGATGTCCAATACTGTGGTACCTTTGACACTCTTCCTTTGTGACGGCTCTTGTTGTTAAAGTTCGATTCTTTTTCGCTTTTCACTCGTAATTGATCGTTTCGTAGTGtcaaagtttcgatttttattttgttctggGGAGCTCTCTGCCTTGATAGTGTGATGATGTATTTGTTAATTGCAGAGGAGAATGCAGAGTATGAAGTGAAAGTGAAAGAGGTTAATATATCTCCTAACCCTATAGCTCAAGGCGAGCCAGCTACCTTTACCATCTCTGCCACCACAGGTTacttcttttttactttttttttttatttgatgccAATGATAGAAAGATGTTTCCTTTGTGATGATAATGAATGTGTTAGTTatgatatgtgttttttttttttttttgtaataaaggGCGTGGGATTACGGGTGGGAAGCTGGTGATTGAAGTTACATACTTTGGATGGCACATTCACTCCGAGACTCATGAACTTTGCTCTGAGACAACTTGTCCTGTTGAAACCGGAGACTTCTTGGTTGCACATTCTCAAGTTCTTCCTGGTTACACTCCTCCTGTAAGTTCCATCCGCTTTTTGTTTATTGGTTCTTGCTACCTAATCTTGAAGCATCTCTTGTATCATATTGGATGTCTTAGGCTTAGTTTAGTGGTATTTGACCAATGCATAGAGACATTGAATGACTAGTTTGAATGTGCATATTAAATC
This genomic stretch from Brassica napus cultivar Da-Ae chromosome C9, Da-Ae, whole genome shotgun sequence harbors:
- the LOC125592328 gene encoding putative RING-H2 finger protein ATL71 — its product is MQIHPTQENLIVYKSTLATENLYMTQLKSRRLLITMMTKNKRSLLFSSDQFFTYPMDATAVPPDSDLWLPATDSMGFAYGLVVSIGILLLITTITITSYCLTRSHIFASSPRTIKRRQRQTNATSGNGDERFHFDGDDQNDTVVVEVLGLDDEVIKSFPKLPYEEARVGYSLQKDATATSCCSICLADYKKTDMIRVLPDCNHLFHDKCVDPWLMIHPTCPVCRSSPLPSPAMTPVADAVTGR
- the LOC106388633 gene encoding putative phosphatidylglycerol/phosphatidylinositol transfer protein DDB_G0282179, with amino-acid sequence MSRIAILPLLLVFSTIVRATTDVQYCEENAEYEVKVKEVNISPNPIAQGEPATFTISATTGRGITGGKLVIEVTYFGWHIHSETHELCSETTCPVETGDFLVAHSQVLPGYTPPGSYSLQMKMLDAQKKELTCIKFSIDIGSVPSVADM